In one Lolium rigidum isolate FL_2022 chromosome 3, APGP_CSIRO_Lrig_0.1, whole genome shotgun sequence genomic region, the following are encoded:
- the LOC124700538 gene encoding protein WRKY1-like, whose translation MEGVEESSREAVQSCHRVLSLLSNPQGQLVPHKELVNATGEAVAKFGSLASKIANGNGRQGHARVRRSIKKPMPMFDSKLFLESSALAPGAAAAAAKASQTTPDTSLRLCPRYSQQVEGSSSKAPVRIPAQYPQRLLLENPSVGSNGPARGPPVQLVQPVSVAPPAGTPAPALPAAHLHFLQQQQSYQRFQLMHQMKLQNEMIRRGALGDQGGSGKTGSLRFDGSNCTGSSPRSFLTSLSMEGSMMSLDGSRSSRPFQLVSGSQTASTPELGLVQRKRCAGREDGSGRCATGSGSRCHCAKKRKLRIKRSIKVPAISNKVADIPADEFSWRKYGQKPIKGSPHPRGYYKCSSVRGCPARKHVERCVDDPAMLIVTYEGDHNHNRTAAQPA comes from the exons ATGGAGGGCGTGGAGGAATCGAGCAGGGAGGCGGTGCAGAGCTGCCACAGGGTGCTCAGCCTCCTCTCCAACCCGCAAGGCCAGCTCGTGCCCCACAAGGAGCTTGTGAACGCCACCGGGGAGGCCGTCGCCAAGTTCGGCTCGCTGGCCTCCAAGATCGCCAATGGCAACGGCCGGCAGGGCCATGCCAGGGTTaggaggagcatcaagaagcccaTGCCCATGTTCGACAGCAAGCTCTTCCTGGAGAGCTCTGCGCTGGCTCCCGGtgctgcggcagcagcagctaaAGCGTCCCAGACGACCCCGGACACCAGTCTCCGGCTGTGTCCCAGGTACAGCCAGCAGGTGGAGGGCTCCTCCTCCAAGGCTCCTGTCAGGATCCCTGCCCAGTACCCCCAGAGGCTGCTTCTGGAGAACCCCTCGGTCGGTTCGAACGGGCCGGCGCGCGGACCGCCGGTCCAGCTCGTCCAGCCGGTGTCCGTGGCGCCCCCTGCAGGGACGCCGGCGCCGGCATTGCCGGCGGCGCATCTCCATTTCCTCCAGCAGCAGCAGAGCTACCAGAGGTTCCAGCTCATGCATCAGATGAAGCTGCAGAATGAGATGATCAGGAGGGGTGCCCTTGGTGACCAGGGTGGCAGTGGCAAGACTGGTAGTCTCAGGTTTGATGGTTCCAACTGCACGGGCTCATCCCCCCGTTCGTTCCTGACATCTCTGAGCATGGAGGGGAGCATGATGAGTTTGGATGGCAGCCGCTCTAGCCGGCCCTTCCAGCTCGTTAGTGGTTCGCAGACAGCGAGCACTCCTGAGTTAGGACTtgtgcagaggaagaggtgcgctgGAAGGGAGGATGGGAGTGGACGCTGCGCGACCGGGAGCGGGAGCAGGTGCCACTGTGCCAAGAAAAG GAAGCTAAGGATAAAGAGGTCCATCAAAGTCCCTGCAATCAGTAATAAGGTCGCTGACATCCCAGCTGATGAATTCTCGTGGCGCAAGTATGGACAGAAGCCAATTAAGGGATCCCCTCATCCTAG GGGTTACTACAAGTGTAGCAGCGTGAGGGGCTGCCCAGCAAGGAAGCATGTCGAGAGGTGCGTCGACGACCCAGCGATGTTGATCGTTACCTACGAGGGCGATCACAACCACAACCGAACTGCAGCCCAGCCAGCCTGA